Genomic segment of Vanacampus margaritifer isolate UIUO_Vmar chromosome 13, RoL_Vmar_1.0, whole genome shotgun sequence:
AACTTCATAGGTACCTGAAACAAGGCGACAAAAatttttaatgaacaaaaataaagagaagTAATTGTTTCTTAAAACTGTGTAAAAATGAGCAAATTATTTACCTTCATACAAACCATTTATGTTACGTTGGTCTTATCACACGCTCTTGGTTAGTAATCAGGGCTGTTGCTTAAGTACTAGTTCGCCATCACTAAATTTTTTGtattgcaaaaaagaaaaaacaagaaaacattgAGTGCTATGACAATAAACGTTGTGACTGGCGGCCAACttacaatttaatataatttaactTGTGTGGTGAATACAAGCGACGACATGGAACAAAAATAAGTTACAGAAAAATAACTTTATGGGATATCTAGCTAATTTCCCTGTACGGGCTAAAGTGCCGCACTTCCGTGTTTACGTCACGTGGGGGATATCTATCCCATAATGCACCTGCGTGAACCTCGCCTCACTTGTTGACATGTACAGTACGGTACTGTAGCACTCCCCCGCATCTAGATTTTCCGGGGTAATGTTTGTAGTTTGGCTGGTGGCATTAGAGAGTGACTCTTCACTTTAAAGGTAGGTCTTCTCGCAAGCCGTAGAACGGTACCACAGTTAGCTACTCTCGCTAAGTAAGCTAAGGTTAGCATactgttacacacacacacttgtttgaACATAACAAGCCGCTGTAGTGTATGGTAAATGGTCTTTCGCTTGTAGTGTATGTGCAAACGACAAGCATTTCAAAAATGGGGGTTGCTCACTTTCAGCTAGATGTGTATAATTTGTTTTCATCGCGGGTAAATTAGCCCTCAGATGGCCCGTGAATCGATGGTAAGTACTTAAATATATAACGCTATGGGGGTTTAACGATGCGATCTAAATTCACGGTTTGGTTCACAATACATACGGATCAATAATTTACAAggaaacacacatttaaaaacatattggttAAATGCTTATGTTTTGTGGAAACAGGAACAGGTGTAATgatatgtaaaataataacagctaaaaaccttttctttttaggaaagtgcaacagtAAGAGTTTGAACAGTGTGAAATGCATGCGTTTGATTATTATATAGTTTAGTAATTGTAATATTTCCTAGGTCTTACTTGAACTTCAAAATGGATCCACAATATGAATACCGTCTTTTGCGCCAAATCAACCATCAAAATGACAACAGGAGCCTTACtgtgagttttctttcttttattccaATTATTTCAGTCACAAATATTACACCTCACACATCACAGTGTACATGTGTTATTTGCAGAACACAACACCTTCCACTGCTTCCCCAATAATGTCACCCAATAAGCTTGGAGACAGATTCATTCCCACTAGAGCGGGGGCCAACTGGGATATCAACTTCCACAGGCTCAGTGTAAGTACCCTGCTCAAAATTTACAGGGAACCTGTAATCATTTCAGGGTAGCTCCAAGTCAATCACAATTCTGTAATATTAACCTGTAGCGTTAGGAAGAAGCActgaattttgtgtttggaattACTCCCTATCCACTACATCGGTATTGTGCCCTATATAATGAATTTGCTATTTTGAAGTGTTGTAGAGCAAACAAAATTGGTCAGTAGAAAGTCAAATGTATTTCCCGATGCATTGGGTTGGGCCGATACAGAAAAATTATATTCTGTTTACGGTGTGTTATTTGATATTTAGTGTAAGACAAATTTGTGACCTGTGATCATTGATGAAAGtctcttttgttttcaaataggAAAACGAGAAGTCAGCAAATCAAAACAGGAAAACCAAGGAACCATCTTCTGATATTGTTAAAGGTGAATGATTTTCATCCTGTATAGCATAGACTTTAATTAACCCAACTtgcatgtttttagagtgtggtagGAAGCCAAAATacttggagaaaacccacacacgGGAAGGACATGATAACTCCACACGTGGGGACTACAGCTGAAATTCAAATCCAGAATCTCTCCTATGTGCATATTGTCAATTTGCATGTTTgtctgtttgcttgttttttaggTTTTAGTTTAAACACAGTAGATGGCTGTAGATTTCTGTTTGTATCAAATTCTAATTGTGTGTGTCTTCAGCAGATGGTTTGACGTACACCGCTTTACTGAAAAATGAGCTCTTGGGAGCAGGAATAGAAAGGATCCAGGACCCTCAGACGGAAGACAGTCATTTGCAGCTACTGACACCTGAAAAGCAGAGACTTTTCACTGtatgaatattttaaattaaaaaaggaaatatagCTGCTGCTAACACATCATACACTAAAGGAGAAACATTAAAGACTTTTTCTCCCATGATGTTTTTTGCAGTACACGCTTGAGCTCAAAAGAGGATCACCAGCAAACGAAACTAACCTCTCTCCATACTCATTATCACCTGTCAGTAGCAAAAGGtagaaaagtttattttttactctcaTACTTGATGAATATGTAAAATTTTAAGTTGTGTGTTACCTGAAGGTTTCAACATTTCTGACTTTCTTTCTTGCAGTCAGAAACTGTTGCGATCACCTAGAAAGCCAGCCAGAAAGATTCCCAAGATCCCTTTCAAAGTCTTGGATGCCCCGGAGTTGCAGGATGACTTTTACTTGAATTTGGTGGACTGGTCGTCTCTCAATGTGCTCAGCGTCGGCCTGGGAACATGTGTTTACTTGTGGAGTGCCTGTACCAGCCAGGTATACCTGCCACTCACACTATTAAACTGTTACCCGATTTACGCTACAGATACCTGACAGTAGTTTAGTACGGATTGCAAACTGAACCAAACAGTTGATCTACTCTAACTCTATGTGTAACTTTTGCTGCAGAACTGGTTCTCTTAAGGCCCGTTTCCGCTTCAGGACGTTTGAGTAGAGGGAGTGGGGAAGGGACTTacacaggaaccgtcctctcagccggcccGCTCAGTACGACCCATTTCGCGTCACcacgagtttcgatcgacacgAAATCGTCGTGCGACCGTTTCTCCCATTACGTCACCCAAGCACGAAAACTTGAGACGGTtgcctttttttctgcttttatatttatgtgtacTTGGCGTGGATCACTGGCGGAGCCAGAGGGGAGGCCGTGTTGGCACGTGCCCTTGCTCAAATGAGATTGGACCCCGAAGGCGCCGAATGATTGACATATCATGGCGCTGGCGCAGTGGAGCCCACGTCTTGCCAGTGcagcctcccattttttttcaatcagacgCCTACAAATTATTCCCTTCCCGCACAATAGGTGGCGCTATGTACCACAATATGTTGTAATCCACCTCAATAGgagtctggagaagaagaatctcTTGAGTCCCATCAAGACACTTCAGATCAGTGCATCAAGATGACACgtttttggcaatgtcatgttggttttcccgtgagatgtgagtgactgtttaatatatattttatattcagaTAGATTGTTTTGAACGGACCTCAATAAGTTAACGTTGTTTTTGCACAAGCTAAATATAAACGCATGAGCTGAATGACGAACGAggacgtgaaacaggaaacagaagtacggagcggccttccaaattaaaagcatagaaTACAGCTTAGCACTTACTCACTTAGTATATATGCCCTAACGTTTTTAGTctagaagtgtgtgtgtgtgtgggggggggtgtaatagcaggatttaataacattattattattattaaataataacattagtaacattatgtggttgtaaataaagtgctaggagtaacaattttattttttttttcatagggtgtgtggaaaatgaaacaagaaaatatgactTGTTCCTTAAGCGaaacaaatttcaaacaaatttcattcatgttaaacacatattaattgttcattgttcgaatattgtacattttgtccaacacattatgggcaaaaatctcctgtgtgctgtaatccatccatgcatttccTGAACCGCTTACAAGTGCTATAATGTGTACTTAAATATGTTTTAACATTTAGAGATtccaaatgaaattaattgtttataaaacaaaaatatttggcatAATGTTTGGATACGCATACTAAGTATTCTTGGCCCCTGCCtgcccccccaattttttaaagTCTGGCTCTGCCAGTGGTGTGGATGGacggtttgagtgagaggaggcGGCGCCTCGATGAAGAGTTTGAAAAGGCAGTAGAGTGGAacgaaaataggcaaaggattatCAGAATTGTTTTGTtggaagagacttaagccgCGAATACATCATGAATGCATGAaggtaagataattttttttaattaaataatttttagccaatcagcactGAAGCCAGACTACCTACCCTCGAATagtaagttcctgtaaatgtggcccggttgggaaggctcctgccTTGGAGACACGCACATACGGGGATAGCCCCATAACTTTACTCCGAAGTTCCTGCAGTGGAAACGGGCCTTTAGTGACTAAATGGAAATATACAGCAaatatattcatcttttgaatTTTTTCTTCCTTAGGTAACAAGGCTGTGTGATCTATCTGTGGAGGGGGACTCTGTCACGTCAGTCGGGTGGTCTGAGAGGGTAAGTGCGCAACGTATACCTGTAATAAAGTGGTGGAGTTATTTCGGTCATGCTGAAAGGATTCTTCATATGTTTAGGGCAACCTGGTAGCGGTGGGGACTCAAAAGGGTTACGTTCAGATCTGGGATGCTGGCGGCGGAAAGAAACTCTCCACCCTGGAAGGACATTCAGCCAGAGTCGGTCAGAATATTAGCAGttaaccatatttagaccatattgaaatgttttcacTGTAGTCTAGATTTACAGcaggtgtttttatttgtgttgttgGAATAGGCCTGATTCTGATCTGAAGATATCcgatttccttctttttttatttatttattttattaatgccACCATGCAAAAATGGAAAACGTCTCATTTATACCATGAGCTGTAAATCCAACATTAGTGACTCAATGCATAGTTGTTTAGAtgtttaaaacacaattttttttttggggtgggggctGGCTTCAGGAGCACTAGCATGGAATGCTGACCAACTCTCCTCGGGCAGCCGCGATCGCATGATTCTTCAGAGGGACATCCGAACTCCTCCAATTCAGTCGGAGCGACGCCTTCAGGGGCACAGGCAGGAAGTGTGCGGGTTGAAGTGGAGCACCGACCATCAGCTGCTCGCTTCTGGCGGCAATGACAACAAGGTTTGTAGTCGCACTTCACAGATTTTATTTACTCCTTCTATTCTGAATTATAGGTAaagggaatgaatgagttattttacctacgttacacttttttttttttctacctcatCAACAAATGGCCTacctgtcttctttttttttttttttttattcagtgtgGCCCTTGAGATCTAAAGTTGACATGTATGGTCATTATTGCATTGCAGTCTGTTTCTGTTACATACAGTACTTTTTGTCTACGTGACCATTTGCTCATTGAATGCCTTCCGCATCATTTCAGTTGCTGGTTTGGAATCACTCCTCACTGAGCCCGGTGCAATCTTACACAAATCATCTGGCGGCAGTGAAGGCCATCGCCTGGTCACCTCACCAGCATGGCCTGCTAGCCTCTGGGGGCGGCACGGCTGACCGCTGTATTCGCTTCTGGAATACGCTGACATCGCAGCCGCTGCAGTGTGTGGACACTGGCTCGCAGGTCTGCAACCTGGCTTGGTCCAAGCACACAAATGAACTAGTAGGTGACtctggatatttttttattgtttgaaattgtagtatttatttcaacaaataGTCATTTGATTGATGTTAGGGAggaaataaatgatcaaatgatTTACTGACATTGTTGAATATAACTTTTGGAAATaagcaaaatgttttgtatCAATTCAGGCAAGCCAGGTTTACTTTCATATTCAAATGAATCTGTAATGTGCTGGGAAAATCTTGAATTTGATCTTTGAAGTACTTACAATTGatttataaagaaaatgcatcatTTCATTTTACAAGGAAGTCCTTTCAACACACAATTGGAAGGGCcttaaaaatattaagttatCATAATTTAATTAGCATTTAAAATGTGGATCCCAAAtcaaaatattgacactttCAATACTTAGAAGTGGAGTAGAGAAATTACAAGTAATATTTCAACGTAGTGTCATTTTCATACATACCACTTGGTCACACCTTTGATAGGATGGTTCTGTCGTGCCGTGACACGTTTAAAATAGTAATTAGAATTTAATTATTGGCAAAAGATGGAGCCAGAAGGAATTTTCTAAAAGGTTATTTTAATGATATTCTTCTGTGAGGTCATTCAGACACTTTTCACACTTATGacgaagtttttttttttttttccttaactgTTAACTCCACCTTTAAGTTATTCAAGGTAGGCCAATGTATATCATTAGCAGTAACACAGTGGAAAGTAACTTATTGAGATATTGCCTAAATGTTACGGGGTTATTTGGAACTAGTTTTTCGTCCGCTTGGTTAAGCGTGTAATGTTTAAGCGCAGCTGCACGCTGTTAAGTTAGTCAGTTACTCAGTGTCAGTCAGTAAACATAATGGCAGACTAAATAGTCATGTGTGGAGCTATTTTAGCTCCACAAACAGCCATGACACATTTtgatgcgaaaaaaaaaaaacttttaagaaCTAAGCACTGTTGCTCTTAGAGTTGTTTCaattaataaattatgttaTGAAATCtgtgacaaaataaatacatgcttTAATAAATAGCTACATGAAGTAAGCTTGGAGTAATAAGTTTATCACCGAGATAACGTCACACACAATGTACTTTTTGTACTATTCATTGCTGTTAAAGTTGATCTTTGTGTCATAGTGAATGGAGTGGTATTCTGGAAATCTTAAGGGGATTAAAATTCTTGTAATGATTGACATTTATGACTTTTTTAATAGTCATTCCCCTCTTTTGAATttctaaaaatacatacattgcAACATTAGAGCACCAACAATTTTCAGTATTGAGGTTGAATTTCCCACAGCATGTTTGCAATTCTAATTCCTGTTTTTGCCTCCCAGGTGAGCACTCACGGCTACTCTCAAAACCAGATCTTGGTGTGGAAATATCCAGCGCTTACTCAAGTGGCCAAGCTCACAGGGCACTCCTACAGAGTTCTCTACCTAGTgagttcatttttttctgttcttcatatgacttttgatgtCATTTATGTCATCACTTATCAAAGtttcttcatgttttttgtttgtttttctgttcaTCGTCAGGCTATGTCCCCGGATGGTGAAGCGATTGTTACGGGAGCTGGAGATGAGACACTCCGCTTTTGGAATGTGTTCAGTAAAACAAGATCCACAAAGGTTGGTGAAGCTTTTGTTACAGATCATATTCATATCTGCCAGATCATTCACATATgtattgttctttttctttcaggaATCCTTGTCAGTACTTAACCTGTTTACCAGGATTCGGTGAcattgaacaacaacaaaacacaataatCGTTGCCACGTTTCTGCAATTTAACACGTAATTCATGCAAGTTAGCTTTTGTGAAAGTATTTCAACATGTCATAATGAAAGGCTtagtttattttcaaaatgtataagGGTGTTATGTTATTATTTACTTGAATTATGAAAAGATTTTCACCATTCTGAATCAAAGAGATGAGGACCTTTTGATTTTATGAGTACAGGTCTGCTTTATTTAACGCACTTGAAATATGACATTGCTTAACATAATCACCTCGGTTTCTACAGTTTGAGTATTAATGTTTACCAAGATCCTAAAGTCTGGGTTCAGTTTGTCTAATGCTGTGCATTGAAATCATTGCTACATAGTTGATTCTTTGTagtaaatgtattcatttagtgAATGTATATTTGATTTGAAGTATCTAGCATGTTTGTTGTTAACTGCAGCAAATAGTTTATCTGGCATGTTTGTTGTTAACTGCAGCAAATAGTTTATTACCCATAATTTGTACTTTTGTTTACTGTTTGGGCTTTTTCAAGCTGCATTTAATTGAATGCAGAGGGGCTCCATAGAATGCAATCAGaatttaaattataaaaaatttgcaactcgtttcatgttaaaaattaaacaaaatggtATATGATGGCTTAGTGTCTTAATTTATGAATTTGGTTATTAATTCATACAAATGAAACTGACCGTATCTGCCTGGGGtgctcaaatgttttgtttttgtttttttgcgtttTGTTTGCTCAAgggacacatttttaattttaaaataaataatgtgccACACGCACAGTATTTTATGATTTACTGTACTCAACTTGCTAGTTAtttaaataagtaagtaaacaattaaataaaaatattttaattaaccattgggggggggggggtgctgaaTTGAGGCAATGACATTAAGGGAGGGTTGCCGTATGTGGACAAAGAACATAAGTTGTGGAAAGCTTTAGCAATATTATTTTAGCACACTATAGCAAATATTCTGGATACAACTTAAATATACTAATCAAATCATAGGTTGTCATGTAACTTATAAAACAACTTctaatcatttttttggggagggtggggggtaTGAACAATAGTCGCTCTTGAACCGGAGAGTGTAAAATCAAGTACTGGTAGTGGAAGGAAAAAGGGGCTGGGTCACCTTAGTCATGTGACCTGACATGTGACCAAAACTTAACCGTATCCCGGAAGTGATGAGATTGGGCGGGAAGTTGGAAGTTCAACGAATTTCTTGAAtatagaaaaaaagagagagggaaaaaaaagtcagatcaGTTGTGTGTAATGGGTTTTCCTCATGCGAGTATGTAAGTACGACGTACTGCAACTATTAACTACAAACACCTCGTCGATAGTTAGCGTGCGCATCCAGCCAGATAGCTGGAATTCCAGTCGACGTCGAGCAGGATGGCGACGAGACACCTTGGACAGGATTTGAAACTTTGGGCAACAGAGGAGTTAAATCTTCCCGCAGAGAAACTGCCGCCTGACAGCTACTTCAAAACGTCAGTGTCATTTTATTGCATTATTATCGCTTGTAAGCTGTCACATCTGATTTGAACATAGCGCTGCTTTGCTTTCCAGGCTGTGCGTTGGGAAAGGAACGTCCATATGGAAGTATATCATCCACCACGTTTTCCAACAAAGGTTCGtcttaaacatttaaatttcaTGTAGTAATTGTTATACTGTATTATGTATCTCGTTGTTATATGGCGTTGGGTGGGCAGGGTCGGGGGTCATCCCCGTTTTAATGTGCTAAGTTACCATGTTACACATTTTGTGATATCGTATTGAACTTGTTATTTCTATTTGGTGTGGCAGGCTGGCAATAATATGTTTCCGTAGTTTACAACTGAACGCTCTCACGTTTTGTCTGTCTTTTCTAGGACTGTAAAGCTCAAGCGCGGCAATCTTCAGTGGTATCCTTTTGCCTCTTAACTGTCAATTTTATTAACCACGTAACTTGATTTGTGTTGTGAGACAACTACCCATATTGACATATTTTTGAATTTGATATACTTATGTTGGAATCCACAAGGAAAAACCAATCAATTGCGCAAACATGCAAGTTAGACCTTGCTCAAGGTCACTTCAACAGTAGTCAGGAAGCAAACTAGCACCCGATCACTTTCATCATGTACAAAGCAAGCCAtactttgttgttgtcattgagTCAAGGTTactattaatgtatttattttattttcagttttacagtCTGCTAAAGGAATTGCAAAACTAAATTTATATACATTGTTGTTGTATATATGTTGTTTAGTATTTTCTTTGACTATCGAAAAGGTACAAAGTGCTTCAAGACAAAGAGGTAGGCTACCGTAGGTTTCAAACTTCATTTGTTGTTATTATCCCCTAAGGACCAAGttcattttcatgttgttttgtgttCTCAGGCGAAGCATTGTGAGGGCCAGAGTGTGGCTGCTAAACGGAGCGAGCTTCAGAAGAAGATAGAGCAGCTCAGAAGTGAGATTGGTCACCTGGACTCCGAGATAAAAGCAACTGAGGAACAGCTTGCCACGCAAGGTCAGTACATTGGTAACAACAAACACCCAAATGTAATTAGATGTGAAGAGATGACCTTTTCTTGTTTTCTCCCTCTTCCACAGAGCGGTCTATCAGTTCTACCTGTGCCCAGGTGGAGGACAGTCAGCACAGGAATTTGCTTCTCCAGGCCTTCAAGCAGCGCTGCGTGTCAGGTCGCAAGATGCTGTCAAGTGACATTCAAGAGATCAACGGCTGCTGTCGGGCTCTGGAGCAGATGGCCAGGTAAGGCAGAAGCCGTCTCCAGAAATGTGCCACTGTGCACTCACTCGTATAATCCatcaattgcttttttttgaaGGATTAACTTTCATTATTCTCCATTGCAGGAAAGCAGAGGTTGAGGTGTTGTTTGAGAATCAGCTTTCCAGCAACAGTGACATTGACACGTTCCTCTTCGAATGTCCAGTTGAGCCACAAGTCCTGGTAAGATTCTTTACAATTCATGGTTagttccatttttatttaggaaCTTGGCACAGAAGAAAAAGCATTCAGTATTTTAATGGTTTTGATTTACTGATCtagttttataattatttttctagTATTGAATTTAATGGAATCTATATGTGTACTTAGTTCTGGCAACATATCAACTGATGACTTCATGTCTTTCATTAGCGTCAAGTGAGAGAGCTGTGTAACAACAGGGTCCATTTTTACCAGTCTTTACAAGCGATTGAATTGAAAACGGCAGACACTGCACGGTGGGAGTCTCATGTTATATTGCttatatcaaataaaaaaaatcaactgctTTTTACGGCTTGGttaattttctctctctctgtcgtcGCAGTATGACTGGTGAGCAAAGGACTGCTGTGTATCAGTTCTGGCTAAGTGCTGTGGAGGTTGgtattttgaaacactacaaTATTGGAGTTCTTATGTACGTGTGTTAACGTTACATCAAATATATCACTGTTTGCTACGTGCTCAGAACCTGGTGGATGTTTATCCCCCAAACCACATCTTCTCTGCATTGCAACATTTGGCTTCCAAAGAGCAGAAGGCATTGGAGGCGAAAGTGTCCTCTATGGATGTTACTCAGGATGTGAAAGCTCTTGGGTATGCAAAGCAATAAGTTCATGCTAAAGTATTTGGATTTATGTGAAAGAGGTTTCTGTTGTGGGTTATTATTCGCTGTTTCTTTTATAGGTTCCATTATGAAAGCAATCATCTCATAGACATAACGGCAGAGGAGGATGACGACTTTCCGTCTGTTAAGGCCCTCTTACAGGTCGTTCTTACTaacacgattaataacaattaccTCGACTTACGAGTGACCTGACTTATGAGTGTAAGATATGAGCTGTCGCTTcgccaattttatttattttattttatgtctttaaaaaaattaagtgacGCGCTCGCTAGATATGGTGGCGCCAAATTTACAAACAAGCAGGAGTTAGCAAACAGTgaacaattctttttttaaaaaaaaaaaaagaaaagatgccAAGTGCTtgtttcaagctgtttattgacaCTCCAAGTTAACGTTTACTTTAAAAGGAACCTCTATAcctttgctctatattattaatttggttgttactaacataactattaGATTCCAAATTAAagattctacaaaatgtatttaaactggaaatgatttttgaaaaaggaatctcatagttatgttagtaacaaccaaataaataacatagaGCAAACTTGTGATGACAGTCGGAATTCCTTTCAAAACTAAACATAAGAATAACATGTAgtgtatttaaccaaaccaTCAAGTCCATTAGCACCAAGTGCAAAAAGCTGTAgacaggctaacaattagcatgtaTAAACTTTTGAACAAATTTTATTTGACACAGCATGCAACAATCCTCACATGTATATAATCTTTAttctttttgaaaaattgttttGCAGTTGAGATGGAAAGTCTGTACAAATCTACAGGTACTGTGATACCCTCCCAAATatacttttaaattgttatttatttggtttggttgtttttgtacCAAACCTCCTGCTTCCACACACACCAGAATGAGCAACATAACACCATGATGCGCAAActgttaaatactttttttttttttaattaaaatcaaattacaaaatTTGCCAGCACTGGAACAGATTGATTGCATTTCATACATTTcagtggggaaagatgatttgaggtaCAAGGGTTTTGGGTTACAACTGTGGCCACGTAACCAGTTGAACTCGTAAGTCAAAGCACCACTGTATTCATGTTTGGTGAGACATAGAGTCAATTCTGTTTATTCGATTGCAGGCTGCATGGCAAGAAGTAGAGGAGAGTTTTGTGGAATTATCCCAGACTCGCTCCAGAGTCCAGCAACTCCAGTGCCAGCTGGTGGCTTACAGGAAGCAGGCAGTACAGAAGCTGTCTTGCTTTGTTGATGATGCATTGGCACTGTAAGTCCAAAGTTCGGAACTCTTGGACAAACCGCCACAATAGCCGAGTTAATTGTTTAATCAAGTTTATGTATCGTTAATTTCTTGGTTATTGTGTGTGTAGGTCAGCTTTGGAACAGGAGCTTCAGCGTGTGATGAAGGTGGCAACCAGGGATCATATTCAAGAATGGTGCATCCGGCTTGACCAGCATGCTAGAAGCCGACAGGAGGCGATCCGCAAACTTCACAgccagtggcagaaaattatgGACTTCAGACATCTAGTGGTGAGACTTGATGGACAATGTtgtgattcattcattcatttaacttGTCATGCTGTGTCTGGTCAGGTCCTCAAACAAGAACATCTTAGAAGTCTGATTAAGGCAAATTCATCAACTAAAACGGAATTAATCCGGACGCACAAGGAGGTATCTTCTCCGTCTTTGATACCACGCTTTGAATaatgcaaaattttaaaaattacattttttttattttatttgtctttgttttagctACAGGATTTTCTGGAAGGCAAGGTGGTGCCAGAGTGCAACGATATCATCGTTGCGGCCAACAGCATTAAGAGCGCCATCTCAAAGGAGGTT
This window contains:
- the LOC144062310 gene encoding fizzy-related protein homolog isoform X2, encoding MDPQYEYRLLRQINHQNDNRSLTNTTPSTASPIMSPNKLGDRFIPTRAGANWDINFHRLSENEKSANQNRKTKEPSSDIVKDGLTYTALLKNELLGAGIERIQDPQTEDSHLQLLTPEKQRLFTYTLELKRGSPANETNLSPYSLSPVSSKSQKLLRSPRKPARKIPKIPFKVLDAPELQDDFYLNLVDWSSLNVLSVGLGTCVYLWSACTSQVTRLCDLSVEGDSVTSVGWSERGNLVAVGTQKGYVQIWDAGGGKKLSTLEGHSARVGALAWNADQLSSGSRDRMILQRDIRTPPIQSERRLQGHRQEVCGLKWSTDHQLLASGGNDNKLLVWNHSSLSPVQSYTNHLAAVKAIAWSPHQHGLLASGGGTADRCIRFWNTLTSQPLQCVDTGSQVCNLAWSKHTNELVSTHGYSQNQILVWKYPALTQVAKLTGHSYRVLYLAMSPDGEAIVTGAGDETLRFWNVFSKTRSTKESLSVLNLFTRIR
- the LOC144062310 gene encoding fizzy-related protein homolog isoform X1, which encodes MDPQYEYRLLRQINHQNDNRSLTNTTPSTASPIMSPNKLGDRFIPTRAGANWDINFHRLSENEKSANQNRKTKEPSSDIVKADGLTYTALLKNELLGAGIERIQDPQTEDSHLQLLTPEKQRLFTYTLELKRGSPANETNLSPYSLSPVSSKSQKLLRSPRKPARKIPKIPFKVLDAPELQDDFYLNLVDWSSLNVLSVGLGTCVYLWSACTSQVTRLCDLSVEGDSVTSVGWSERGNLVAVGTQKGYVQIWDAGGGKKLSTLEGHSARVGALAWNADQLSSGSRDRMILQRDIRTPPIQSERRLQGHRQEVCGLKWSTDHQLLASGGNDNKLLVWNHSSLSPVQSYTNHLAAVKAIAWSPHQHGLLASGGGTADRCIRFWNTLTSQPLQCVDTGSQVCNLAWSKHTNELVSTHGYSQNQILVWKYPALTQVAKLTGHSYRVLYLAMSPDGEAIVTGAGDETLRFWNVFSKTRSTKESLSVLNLFTRIR
- the haus5 gene encoding HAUS augmin-like complex subunit 5, whose amino-acid sequence is MATRHLGQDLKLWATEELNLPAEKLPPDSYFKTLCVGKGTSIWKYIIHHVFQQRTVKLKRGNLQWYKVLQDKEAKHCEGQSVAAKRSELQKKIEQLRSEIGHLDSEIKATEEQLATQERSISSTCAQVEDSQHRNLLLQAFKQRCVSGRKMLSSDIQEINGCCRALEQMARKAEVEVLFENQLSSNSDIDTFLFECPVEPQVLRQVRELCNNRVHFYQSLQAIELKTADTARMTGEQRTAVYQFWLSAVENLVDVYPPNHIFSALQHLASKEQKALEAKVSSMDVTQDVKALGFHYESNHLIDITAEEDDDFPSVKALLQAAWQEVEESFVELSQTRSRVQQLQCQLVAYRKQAVQKLSCFVDDALALSALEQELQRVMKVATRDHIQEWCIRLDQHARSRQEAIRKLHSQWQKIMDFRHLVVLKQEHLRSLIKANSSTKTELIRTHKELQDFLEGKVVPECNDIIVAANSIKSAISKEVIQMGTVSLQALDRRTVDGMQRIPASWLSIYRLQSPTFSSLCQNMAFPLYRGPEELCAQACSDQLEWRFLCQLLQLHSTTLRTSKEAAARLPASDHKALLSRVKEEDKKLQKSLVPRANILTQNCAESLSYAKKVEMAISDWWNQPAQHVLPDVRKGGLTFQEWLERWKLAAKA